From Rhodovastum atsumiense, a single genomic window includes:
- a CDS encoding HpcH/HpaI aldolase family protein has protein sequence MDVPTNQFKQWLSQRRQPAPLGTWMMTGSAAVAEALGYVGFDYLVLDTEHVPVDQLDVGHILRALAGTPTREVLLRLPWNDAVAVKRALDAGAQSLMFPFIQTAEEARRAVAAARYPQDGNGGTRGVAAVHRASRYGAIGDYLRQANAQTCVVLQLETPEAVARMPEIAAVDGVDAIFIGPADLSANMGHLGGITHPEVQAALRQAVQSCTALGKPCGIVGGNPDLVGTYLEWGYAFVAIASDMSMLLARAREQIAAVRGRKLAIAGGAGY, from the coding sequence ATGGACGTCCCCACCAACCAGTTCAAGCAATGGCTGAGCCAGCGCCGGCAGCCGGCGCCGCTCGGCACCTGGATGATGACCGGCAGCGCCGCCGTCGCCGAGGCGCTCGGCTATGTCGGCTTCGACTACCTCGTGCTCGACACCGAGCACGTGCCGGTGGACCAGCTCGATGTCGGCCATATCCTGCGCGCCCTCGCCGGCACGCCGACACGCGAGGTGCTGCTGCGCCTGCCCTGGAACGATGCCGTCGCGGTCAAGCGCGCGCTCGATGCCGGGGCGCAGTCGCTGATGTTCCCCTTCATCCAGACCGCCGAGGAAGCCCGTCGCGCCGTCGCCGCCGCGCGCTATCCGCAGGATGGCAATGGCGGCACCCGTGGCGTGGCGGCGGTGCACCGCGCCAGCCGCTACGGCGCCATCGGCGACTACCTGCGCCAGGCCAATGCCCAGACCTGCGTCGTGCTGCAACTGGAAACCCCCGAGGCGGTGGCGCGCATGCCGGAGATCGCCGCGGTGGACGGCGTCGATGCCATCTTCATCGGCCCGGCCGATCTCTCGGCCAACATGGGCCATCTCGGCGGCATCACCCATCCCGAGGTGCAGGCGGCCTTGCGCCAGGCGGTGCAAAGCTGCACCGCGCTCGGCAAGCCCTGCGGCATCGTCGGCGGCAATCCCGATCTGGTCGGCACCTATCTCGAATGGGGCTATGCCTTCGTCGCCATCGCCTCCGACATGAGCATGCTGCTCGCCCGCGCCCGCGAGCAGATCGCCGCGGTGCGCGGCCGCAAGCTCGCCATCGCCGGCGGCGCGGGCTACTGA
- the araD gene encoding L-arabinonate dehydratase: MTEHRPTPPLRSQRWYEPDTIRAFAHRQRTQQMGLRREDFLGKPVIGIINTWSEMSACHIHLRDRAETVKRAVWAAGGYPVELPALSVGEVMVKPTTMLYRNFLAMETEELLRSHPIDGAVLLGGCDKSTPALLMGGLSMDIPMLFMPAGPMSNGQWRGQKSGAGTHTKKYWDQLRVGAITRHDWVELEGAMTRSIGTCNTMGTASTMTLIAEAIGFTLPGAASIPAADSGHVRMAAACGDRIVAMVREDLRPSRWLTRRHFDNGIATYMALGGSTNAAIHLIAMARRAGISLTLDDMAAMARRIPVLVNLFPSGNALMEDFFFAGGLPALHAKMRDFLDLDCAGIAGVPLREIIAEAACHDDDVIRNLANPVTPLDRGVTLAVLRGNLCPDGAVMKSSAADPRLARHVGPALVFEGPEDMAARIDDPALEVTADTVLVLRNGGPVGGPGMPEWGNLPIPKKLLTQGVKDMIRISDARMSGTHYGSCILHVAPEAAVGGPLALLRTGDRVALDVPEGRLDMQVPEDELARRRAAFVPTHRNYTRSLVALHQRHVTQAHEGCDYDFLQDATPVPEPGIF; the protein is encoded by the coding sequence GGCCTCCGCCGCGAGGATTTCCTCGGCAAGCCGGTGATCGGCATCATCAACACCTGGAGCGAAATGAGCGCCTGCCACATCCATCTGCGCGACCGCGCGGAGACGGTGAAGCGGGCGGTGTGGGCGGCCGGCGGCTACCCGGTGGAACTGCCGGCGCTGTCGGTCGGCGAGGTCATGGTCAAGCCGACCACCATGCTCTACCGCAACTTCCTGGCGATGGAGACCGAGGAACTGCTGCGCTCGCATCCGATCGACGGCGCGGTGCTGCTCGGCGGCTGCGACAAATCCACGCCGGCGCTGCTGATGGGCGGGCTCAGCATGGACATCCCCATGCTGTTCATGCCGGCCGGGCCGATGTCGAACGGCCAGTGGCGCGGCCAGAAAAGCGGCGCCGGCACCCACACCAAGAAATACTGGGACCAACTGCGCGTCGGCGCCATCACCCGGCATGACTGGGTGGAGCTGGAAGGCGCGATGACGCGGTCCATCGGCACCTGCAACACCATGGGCACCGCCTCGACCATGACGCTGATCGCCGAGGCGATCGGCTTCACCCTGCCCGGCGCCGCGTCCATCCCCGCCGCGGATTCGGGGCATGTGCGCATGGCCGCCGCCTGCGGCGACCGCATCGTCGCGATGGTGCGCGAAGACCTGCGCCCGTCACGCTGGCTGACCCGGCGGCATTTCGACAACGGCATCGCCACCTACATGGCGCTCGGCGGCTCGACCAACGCGGCGATCCACCTGATCGCCATGGCCCGCCGGGCCGGCATCAGCCTCACGCTTGACGACATGGCGGCGATGGCCCGGCGCATCCCGGTGCTGGTCAACCTGTTCCCGTCCGGCAACGCGCTGATGGAGGACTTCTTCTTCGCCGGCGGCCTGCCGGCGCTGCACGCGAAGATGCGCGACTTCCTTGATCTGGACTGTGCCGGCATCGCCGGCGTGCCGCTGCGCGAGATCATCGCCGAGGCCGCCTGCCACGACGACGACGTGATCCGCAACCTCGCCAACCCGGTGACGCCGCTCGATCGCGGCGTCACGCTCGCGGTGCTGCGCGGCAATCTCTGCCCCGACGGGGCGGTGATGAAATCGAGCGCCGCCGATCCACGCCTCGCCCGCCATGTCGGCCCGGCGCTGGTGTTCGAAGGGCCGGAGGACATGGCCGCGCGCATCGACGACCCGGCCCTGGAGGTCACCGCCGACACCGTGCTGGTGCTGCGCAACGGCGGTCCGGTGGGCGGCCCGGGGATGCCCGAATGGGGCAACCTGCCGATCCCGAAGAAGCTGCTGACGCAGGGGGTGAAGGACATGATCCGCATCTCCGATGCGCGCATGAGCGGCACCCATTACGGGTCCTGCATCCTGCACGTCGCGCCCGAGGCGGCGGTGGGCGGCCCGCTGGCGCTGCTGCGCACCGGCGACCGCGTCGCCCTCGACGTGCCGGAAGGCCGGCTCGACATGCAGGTGCCGGAAGATGAACTGGCGCGCCGCCGCGCCGCCTTCGTGCCCACCCACCGCAACTACACGCGGTCCCTGGTGGCGCTGCACCAGCGCCACGTCACCCAGGCGCATGAAGGCTGCGACTACGACTTCCTGCAGGACGCCACCCCGGTGCCCGAACCCGGCATTTTCTGA
- a CDS encoding aldose 1-epimerase, with protein sequence MQPVERHALARGRMRVELAPRTGGALAAVEYGGIPLLRPWNGEPSVRRMAVYPLLPYSNRIAEGRFRFAGTEHVLRRNFGDHPHPLHGLGWQREWAFVPRGTHAASMTLGHRPDGEAAADWPFAFDAEQTVELTDRTVTLTLAFRNADTRPAPVGLGWHPFFPRHDGAVLRFHADAVWRNDARMLPVERGTVPPAWDFSAGRPVENPGLDNCFAGFTGTATLSWPARRLAVTMTADATLGHLVVMTPPPPADFFAVEPVMNANDAINRPDPAAHGLRVLAPGESLRVRMTLTVGETNP encoded by the coding sequence ATGCAACCGGTCGAACGCCACGCCCTCGCCCGCGGCCGGATGCGGGTCGAGCTCGCCCCGCGGACCGGCGGGGCGCTGGCCGCCGTCGAATACGGCGGCATCCCGCTGCTGCGGCCGTGGAACGGCGAGCCCAGCGTGCGGCGGATGGCGGTCTATCCGCTGCTGCCCTATTCCAACCGCATCGCCGAGGGGCGGTTCCGCTTCGCCGGAACCGAGCACGTGCTGCGGCGGAATTTCGGTGACCATCCGCATCCGCTGCACGGGCTGGGCTGGCAGCGTGAATGGGCGTTCGTCCCGCGCGGCACGCACGCGGCAAGCATGACGCTGGGCCACCGCCCCGACGGCGAGGCCGCCGCCGACTGGCCCTTCGCCTTTGACGCCGAGCAGACGGTGGAGCTGACGGACCGGACGGTGACGCTGACACTGGCCTTCCGCAACGCCGATACCCGTCCCGCCCCGGTCGGGCTCGGCTGGCATCCGTTCTTCCCGCGCCATGACGGCGCCGTGCTGCGCTTCCACGCCGACGCCGTATGGCGCAACGACGCCCGCATGCTGCCGGTGGAGCGCGGGACGGTGCCGCCGGCCTGGGATTTCAGCGCCGGGCGGCCCGTCGAGAATCCGGGCCTCGACAATTGCTTCGCCGGCTTCACCGGCACCGCCACCCTTTCCTGGCCGGCGCGGCGGCTTGCCGTCACCATGACGGCGGATGCGACGCTCGGCCATCTGGTGGTGATGACCCCGCCGCCGCCGGCCGATTTCTTCGCGGTGGAGCCGGTGATGAATGCCAACGATGCCATCAACCGGCCGGATCCGGCCGCGCACGGGCTGCGCGTGCTGGCGCCCGGCGAAAGCTTGCGCGTGCGCATGACAC